One window of the Nicotiana tabacum cultivar K326 chromosome 4, ASM71507v2, whole genome shotgun sequence genome contains the following:
- the LOC107768828 gene encoding pectinesterase inhibitor 4-like codes for MEAYSTWKSLMFRLLATVLYISLTHPAVTEAKDSKPAYTNFVKTKCKITTYPSLCQKTLIPYASSVKSNSTILCIKALNVAIKGARDASVIVSRQKEQKGITRYEAAAIKDCMEDVKDAVYELKLAVEAMGHLGGEDKEFQLSNAKTYASAVITDADSCTDGFSGRKVNPDVKDIINRSMAVIIKLSSNALSLINHLYV; via the coding sequence ATGGAGGCGTACTCTACTTGGAAAAGCTTGATGTTTCGCCTTTTGGCAACTGTTCTATACATCTCTCTAACACATCCAGCAGTTACAGAAGCCAAAGACTCTAAGCCAGCCTACACAAACTTCGTCAAGACCAAATGCAAGATCACCACATACCCTTCACTTTGCCAGAAAACACTAATACCCTATGCCTCATCAGTGAAAAGCAACTCCACAATACTGTGCATAAAAGCGCTTAACGTAGCCATAAAAGGCGCACGCGACGCCTCTGTTATTGTCTCGAGACAGAAAGAACAGAAGGGAATAACCCGATATGAAGCCGCCGCTATTAAAGACTGCATGGAAGATGTGAAGGATGCTGTGTACGAACTCAAGCTGGCTGTTGAAGCAATGGGACATTTGGGTGGTGAAGATAAAGAATTTCAGTTGTCTAATGCCAAGACATATGCAAGTGCTGTAATAACAGACGCAGATTCATGCACTGATGGGTTTTCTGGACGGAAGGTAAATCCAGATGTGAAGGACATCATAAATAGAAGCATGGCAGTTATTATTAAACTGTCTAGCAATGCGTTGTCACTCATTAATCATCTTTATGTATAG